The following coding sequences lie in one Sorex araneus isolate mSorAra2 chromosome 4, mSorAra2.pri, whole genome shotgun sequence genomic window:
- the TMEM43 gene encoding transmembrane protein 43, whose protein sequence is MDGNYSSTSNRREHVKVTAERQPGFLERLSETSGGMFVGLMTFLISFYLIFTNEGRALKTATSLAEGLSLVVSPESIHTVAPENEGRLVHLIGALRTSKLLSDPNYGVHLPAVKLKRHVEMYQWVESEESREYTEDGQVKTERKYSYNTEWRSDLVNSRNFDREIGHKNPSAMAVESFTATAPFVQIGRFFLSAGLIEKVDNFKPLSLSKLEDPHVDIIRRGDYFYHSENPKYPEVGDLRVSFSYAGLSGDHPDLGPAHVVTVIARQRGDQLGPYSTKTGDTLLLLHHGDFSAEEVFRREQKSNSLKTWGLRAAGWMAMFMGINLMTRIIYTLVDWFPVFRDLVNIGLKAFAVCVATSLTLLTVAAGWLFYRPLWALFIGSLALVPVIIARTRVTAKKLE, encoded by the exons TACTCCAGTACCAGCAACCGGCGGGAACACGTCAAGGTCACAGCGGAGCGGCAGCCCGGCTTCCTGGAGCGCCTGAGCGAGACCTCGGGCGGGATGTTCGTGGGGCTCATGACCTTCCTCATCTCCTTCTACTTAATCTTCACCAATGAG GGCCGGGCGCTGAAGACCGCCACCTCCCTGGCCGAGGGACTGTCGCTCGTGGTGTCCCCCGAGAGCATCCACACGGTGGCTCCCGAGAACGAGGGGCGGCTGGTGCACCTCATCGGGGCCCTGCGCACGTCCAAG CTCTTGTCCGACCCGAACTACGGGGTCCACCTTCCCGCCGTGAAGCTGAAGCGGCACGTGGAGATGTACCAGTGGGTGGAGAGCGAGGAGTCCAG ggAGTACACGGAGGATGGGCAGGTGAAGACGGAGAGGAAGTACTCCTACA ACACCGAGTGGAGGTCAGATCTTGTCAACAGCAGGAACTTCGACCGAGAGATCGGCCACAAGAACCCCAG TGCCATGGCAGTGGAGTCCTTCACGGCGACGGCCCCCTTCGTCCAGATCGGACGCTTCTTCCTCTCGGCCG GTCTCATCGAAAAAGTCGACAACTTCAAGCCCCTGAGCTTGTCCAAGCTGGAGGACCCGCACGTGGACATCATCCGCCGGGGGGACTACTTCTACCACAGCGAGAACCCCAAGTACCCAGAG gtcGGGGATCTGCGCGTCTCCTTCTCCTATGCGGGGCTGAGCGGCGACCACCCTGACCTGGGACCGGCCCACGTG GTGACAGTGATCGCCCGGCAGCGGGGCGACCAGCTTGGCCCCTATTCCACCAAGACTGGGGACACTTTGCTGCTGCTGCATCACGGCGACTTCTCGGCAGAG GAGGTGTTCCGTCGGGAGCAGAAGAGCAACTCCCTGAAGACGTGGGGCCTGCGGGCGGCCGGCTGGATGGCCATGTTCATGGGCATCAACCTCATGACCCGCATCATCTACACCCTGG TGGACTGGTTCCCCGTCTTCCGAGACCTGGTCAACATCGGCCTGAAGGCCTTCGCCGTGTGCGTGGCCACCTCGCTGACCCTGCTGACCGTGGCCGCCGGCTGGCTCTTCTACCGGCCGCTGTGGGCCCTCTTCATCGGCTCGCTGGCCCTGGTGCCCGTCATCATCGCTCGGACCCGGGTGACGGCCAAGAAGCTGGAGTGA